Proteins found in one Desulfofalx alkaliphila DSM 12257 genomic segment:
- a CDS encoding DMT family transporter, with protein MTNSTKPIINPYLAVLLGVLAASFSAIFTKLADAPALIIAFYRLAFTVLLLAPLAFATGRQELKHISGRDLLLAVLSGVLLAMHFATWVTSLNYTTVASSTVLVTMQPLFVIAGGYFLYKEKISRKGLAGAGLALTGSIIIGINDFQVGGQALLGDLLAFAGAIFVAGYVLIGRSLRFRLSLFTYVTLVYSASAVTLMLCSLVMELPFYPYDGATWMWFLMLAVIPTIFGHTVFNWALRYVKAAVVSVSILGEPVGATILAYFIFGEVPTMLQLLGGAVIITGLYIFITSTVEKPKATGSKERVVS; from the coding sequence ATGACTAATTCGACCAAACCAATTATTAATCCCTACCTGGCGGTGCTGCTGGGTGTGCTGGCGGCCTCCTTTTCAGCAATCTTTACTAAGCTGGCTGACGCCCCGGCATTAATTATCGCTTTTTACCGCTTGGCTTTCACCGTGCTGCTGCTGGCACCGCTGGCCTTTGCCACCGGGCGTCAAGAGCTTAAACATATCAGTGGCCGGGATCTGCTGCTGGCTGTACTTTCCGGTGTTTTGCTGGCCATGCACTTTGCCACCTGGGTAACATCATTGAACTACACCACGGTGGCCAGTTCAACTGTATTGGTAACCATGCAGCCGCTGTTCGTAATAGCCGGGGGCTACTTCTTGTACAAGGAGAAAATTAGCCGCAAGGGCCTGGCCGGAGCCGGCTTAGCCTTGACGGGCAGTATTATTATAGGCATTAATGACTTTCAAGTGGGCGGTCAGGCCCTGCTGGGAGACCTGCTGGCCTTTGCCGGGGCAATCTTTGTTGCCGGTTATGTACTGATTGGAAGAAGCCTGCGCTTTAGGCTGTCCTTATTTACCTATGTCACCCTGGTTTACAGTGCATCGGCTGTGACCTTAATGCTGTGCAGTTTAGTTATGGAGCTGCCCTTTTATCCCTACGACGGGGCCACCTGGATGTGGTTTTTAATGTTGGCCGTCATACCCACCATTTTTGGTCATACGGTATTTAACTGGGCCTTGCGCTATGTTAAGGCCGCGGTGGTATCGGTGAGCATACTGGGAGAACCGGTGGGGGCCACCATATTGGCCTACTTTATATTTGGGGAAGTTCCAACCATGCTACAGCTGCTTGGGGGGGCAGTGATTATAACGGGCTTATATATTTTTATCACCTCAACGGTGGAAAAACCCAAAGCCACAGGCAGCAAGGAAAGGGTGGTGAGCTAA
- a CDS encoding methylated-DNA--[protein]-cysteine S-methyltransferase: protein MKSYILAISEGWIGVAWSDKGLWALTLPYKEPHGAEQRLLQLTPNANITENYAGHPDTVSLTRQLEGYFNKESASFNFQVDLSWCTDFQRRVLTTVAGIPYGETRSYSQVAEMIGRPKAARAVGNALSSNRALLVIPCHRVIRADGSPGGFGSLPRWKEKLLDLEK, encoded by the coding sequence ATGAAATCTTATATCCTGGCAATAAGTGAAGGCTGGATAGGGGTGGCCTGGTCCGACAAAGGGCTGTGGGCCCTCACCTTACCCTATAAAGAGCCCCATGGGGCAGAACAAAGATTGCTGCAGCTAACCCCCAATGCCAATATCACTGAAAACTATGCCGGCCACCCTGACACCGTGAGCTTAACCCGCCAACTGGAAGGGTATTTCAATAAAGAAAGTGCTTCCTTTAACTTTCAGGTGGACTTAAGTTGGTGTACAGACTTTCAGCGGCGGGTATTAACAACTGTAGCCGGCATTCCATACGGAGAAACCCGCAGCTACAGCCAGGTGGCTGAAATGATTGGCCGGCCCAAGGCCGCCAGGGCGGTAGGAAATGCCCTCAGTTCCAATCGGGCCCTCTTGGTAATACCTTGCCACCGGGTCATCCGTGCCGACGGCAGCCCCGGGGGATTTGGCAGCCTGCCCCGGTGGAAAGAGAAACTTTTAGACCTTGAGAAATAA
- a CDS encoding 5' nucleotidase, NT5C type, translating to MIIGCDLDGTICDNLPLLVDALNRYTGQKILPDNIPEYDVCKVYKITREEFNQLMSQVELNMIEGSPLIPGADKYLRLLAAAKHQINIITARSPIYEEATRRWLNRHNLPYRGLYLLNSHDKVDICKQLGVDLVVEDNYHNAVQLSKAGFDVILFDAPHNLNWPWEGRRCGRWEEVYRYIDSVNNGE from the coding sequence ATGATTATTGGTTGTGACCTGGATGGAACAATATGCGATAATTTGCCCCTGCTGGTGGATGCCCTGAACCGCTACACCGGGCAAAAGATTCTGCCGGACAATATACCGGAATATGATGTGTGCAAGGTGTACAAGATCACCCGGGAAGAGTTTAACCAACTGATGAGCCAGGTTGAGCTAAACATGATAGAAGGCTCCCCCCTGATACCCGGCGCAGATAAATACCTGCGCCTCTTGGCTGCTGCAAAACATCAAATTAACATCATCACTGCCCGCAGCCCTATTTACGAAGAGGCCACCCGGCGTTGGTTAAACCGCCATAACTTGCCCTACCGGGGGCTCTACCTGTTAAACAGTCATGATAAGGTGGATATATGTAAGCAGTTAGGTGTTGATCTGGTGGTGGAAGACAATTACCATAACGCAGTGCAGCTGTCTAAAGCCGGCTTTGACGTTATACTGTTTGATGCGCCCCATAATTTAAATTGGCCCTGGGAAGGAAGGCGCTGCGGTCGATGGGAGGAAGTATATCGATATATTGACAGTGTAAATAATGGAGAGTAA
- a CDS encoding aspartyl-phosphate phosphatase Spo0E family protein: MSISELEQAIEKLREIMYLKAESKRLIDPEIIAISQELDEYLNIYHRLLCKVSYHRL; the protein is encoded by the coding sequence TTGTCTATTAGCGAGTTGGAACAGGCCATCGAGAAATTGAGAGAGATTATGTATCTAAAGGCAGAGTCCAAAAGGTTAATTGATCCCGAAATAATAGCAATAAGTCAAGAACTGGATGAATATCTAAACATATACCATAGGCTCTTGTGTAAAGTCTCTTATCACCGGTTGTAA
- a CDS encoding methyl-accepting chemotaxis protein translates to MENNWHKGSGSVRIKLGLAVFVIMTLVATALMLTSYKVTSDVAKEAAVEKAKGDLATGEALIASWYPGEWRVEGDKLYKGDVLINDNYAIVDLIGEMTGDTVTIFLGDTRINTNVMNEDGERAVGTQAAPYVIDAVLNQGQHYYGQAEVAGQIYQTAYKPIKNAGGEIIGIWYVGASEEVTREIIGQAALKIIMLGLVSLALGVLLLMLLTNRIIINPINHLVASVNKFAEGDFREKIDIQGQGEISHLANTLNNMGGQLGALIKEVANNAQSIAAHSQQLAASSEEISATMEEVASTTSQVAVTAEKSYENASMAANEAEDMGKVAQEGDQVVEQMLEKINSIADSIREVGQAVSNLGNLSSEIGNITNLITGIAEQTNLLALNAAIEAARAGEAGRGFAVVAEEVRVLAEQSAEATKEIGKLIQQVQSGVDLTTLTTDNSVAEVEEGVRLAAKAGQALETINESVQKTIDSMTEIAYSSKQSSEGIEQVASNNEQITSSVQQMAAASQELADIAGKLHLSAERFKV, encoded by the coding sequence ATGGAAAATAATTGGCATAAGGGTTCAGGTTCTGTCAGGATAAAGTTGGGGTTAGCGGTATTTGTCATTATGACACTGGTTGCGACAGCTTTAATGTTAACTTCCTATAAGGTAACCAGCGATGTGGCCAAAGAAGCCGCCGTCGAGAAGGCAAAGGGAGACCTGGCCACCGGTGAAGCCTTAATTGCCTCTTGGTATCCCGGTGAGTGGAGGGTGGAGGGCGATAAACTTTATAAGGGCGATGTACTGATCAACGATAATTATGCCATAGTGGACCTCATAGGTGAAATGACCGGTGACACGGTGACAATCTTCCTGGGAGATACCAGAATTAACACCAATGTAATGAACGAAGACGGCGAGCGGGCAGTGGGAACCCAGGCTGCCCCCTATGTGATTGATGCTGTTCTTAACCAGGGCCAGCATTATTACGGTCAAGCCGAAGTGGCCGGGCAAATCTATCAAACCGCCTACAAGCCCATAAAAAATGCCGGCGGTGAAATTATCGGCATCTGGTACGTGGGAGCCTCTGAAGAAGTTACCCGGGAAATAATTGGACAGGCTGCACTCAAGATCATTATGCTTGGGCTTGTTTCCCTGGCCCTTGGAGTGCTGCTGCTTATGCTGCTTACAAACAGAATTATCATTAACCCCATTAACCACTTGGTGGCCAGCGTTAATAAATTTGCAGAGGGTGACTTTAGAGAAAAAATAGACATCCAGGGGCAGGGCGAAATAAGCCACCTGGCAAATACCCTTAACAATATGGGAGGCCAGCTGGGTGCACTGATAAAGGAGGTAGCTAACAATGCCCAGTCAATTGCCGCCCACAGCCAGCAGTTGGCTGCCTCCAGCGAAGAAATAAGTGCCACCATGGAAGAGGTGGCCAGCACCACCAGCCAAGTTGCGGTCACAGCGGAGAAAAGCTATGAAAACGCCTCGATGGCTGCCAATGAAGCAGAGGATATGGGTAAGGTTGCCCAGGAAGGCGACCAGGTGGTAGAGCAAATGTTAGAAAAAATTAACTCCATAGCGGACTCCATCAGAGAAGTGGGGCAAGCGGTTAGCAATTTAGGAAATCTTTCTTCTGAAATCGGCAACATCACCAATCTTATCACCGGCATAGCCGAACAAACTAACCTACTGGCCTTAAACGCCGCCATTGAAGCTGCCCGGGCAGGTGAAGCGGGCCGCGGCTTTGCAGTGGTGGCAGAGGAAGTAAGGGTACTGGCGGAGCAGTCTGCCGAAGCCACCAAAGAAATTGGCAAGTTAATTCAGCAGGTACAATCCGGCGTAGACCTTACCACCTTAACCACTGATAACAGCGTTGCTGAAGTAGAGGAGGGTGTAAGGCTGGCCGCCAAGGCAGGACAAGCCCTGGAAACCATTAATGAGTCAGTACAAAAAACAATAGATTCAATGACTGAAATTGCTTACAGCTCTAAGCAATCCAGTGAAGGCATAGAGCAGGTGGCTTCCAATAACGAACAAATAACGTCTTCAGTGCAGCAAATGGCAGCAGCCTCCCAGGAATTGGCCGATATTGCCGGTAAATTACATTTATCTGCAGAAAGGTTTAAGGTTTAA
- a CDS encoding ribbon-helix-helix domain-containing protein, giving the protein MRKHKTITISLPGDLLDYLDGRIRQINRETFEETNRSKYIRLLIRKDAAGLDPAAESPGALLKKPSQTSPAPDDNEMDYYSSLLQLGGYKR; this is encoded by the coding sequence ATGAGAAAACATAAAACCATCACCATCAGCCTGCCCGGTGATTTGTTAGATTATTTGGACGGGCGCATCAGGCAAATCAACCGGGAAACCTTTGAGGAAACCAACCGCAGCAAATATATAAGGTTGCTTATACGTAAAGATGCGGCCGGGCTTGATCCTGCCGCTGAATCCCCGGGGGCTTTGCTTAAAAAACCCTCTCAAACCTCCCCTGCACCCGATGATAATGAAATGGATTACTACTCTTCCCTTTTGCAGCTGGGAGGGTATAAACGGTAG
- a CDS encoding metal-dependent hydrolase: MDNVTHALTGLALGALATGISVAPGDSHTANAVIWAAAAASQAPDADLIVRFVKGKTSYLKYHRTLSHTLPGLLLSSAAITFLFTLIFPQASWPLVFLWSFISAAAHVLMDLTTSYGTQALWPLSKRKIAWDWVMIIDPVILSVLSLGVLAWYQKLFPTGLLFAVVFGLIIAYTALRAMIHAVLLHRLQRRYPQAGAYSVVPTLGINFWHCVVEKRLPQGGKKILVGHISTAGRVVVEREFIVNPPRYIMDSLKKSELAQQFISFARHLAVWINKKADGYEIVLGDLRYRHRQQYPFAAYIKLSNNLEVLDEDLRYSNKKLTKAVIAQEIKRKLPGPSLKGGQKRQR, translated from the coding sequence GTGGATAATGTAACCCATGCACTGACCGGGCTGGCCCTGGGGGCCTTGGCCACAGGCATTTCGGTGGCCCCGGGGGACAGCCACACAGCCAATGCTGTAATTTGGGCAGCGGCGGCAGCATCCCAGGCCCCCGATGCCGACCTTATAGTTAGATTTGTCAAGGGAAAAACCTCTTATTTAAAATATCATCGCACCCTTAGCCACACCTTGCCGGGCTTACTGCTTAGCTCCGCAGCAATTACTTTCTTATTTACCCTTATCTTTCCCCAGGCGTCCTGGCCCTTGGTATTTTTGTGGTCTTTCATCAGTGCAGCGGCACATGTGCTGATGGACTTAACCACCAGCTATGGCACCCAGGCCCTGTGGCCCCTTTCCAAACGGAAAATAGCCTGGGATTGGGTGATGATAATTGACCCGGTTATTTTATCGGTGCTGAGCCTTGGTGTGCTGGCCTGGTACCAAAAGCTATTTCCCACAGGCCTATTATTTGCTGTGGTATTTGGCCTCATAATAGCCTATACCGCCCTTAGGGCAATGATACACGCTGTGCTGCTGCACAGGCTGCAGCGCCGGTACCCCCAGGCTGGGGCCTACAGTGTTGTTCCCACCTTGGGGATAAATTTTTGGCACTGTGTGGTGGAAAAGCGGCTGCCCCAGGGGGGCAAAAAAATTTTGGTGGGCCATATCAGCACCGCCGGCCGGGTGGTTGTGGAAAGGGAATTTATCGTCAACCCGCCCCGGTATATTATGGACTCCTTAAAAAAGAGTGAGCTGGCCCAGCAGTTTATCAGCTTTGCCAGGCATTTGGCCGTGTGGATCAATAAGAAAGCAGACGGTTATGAAATTGTATTGGGAGATTTAAGGTACAGGCATAGACAGCAATATCCCTTTGCCGCCTATATTAAATTAAGCAATAACTTAGAGGTATTGGATGAAGATTTGCGTTATTCAAATAAAAAGCTGACCAAGGCAGTTATAGCCCAGGAGATAAAAAGAAAACTGCCCGGGCCAAGCTTAAAGGGCGGGCAAAAACGGCAGCGGTAA
- the fni gene encoding type 2 isopentenyl-diphosphate Delta-isomerase: MRQLRKIDHINHALKEPDIPMAGFADIFILHNSIPELNWADLDTGSVFLNKSLSAPLIINAMTGGHPDLEHINGSLAEAARKAGIAMALGSQRAALEDETVIDTFKVVRRENPHGVVIANLNAGCTPLEAKKAVQMVQADAIQLHVNVPQELAMAEGDRDFKGVLAAISEVAQQLTVPVIVKEVGFGMSKETVAKLYRAGVKMVDISGRGGTNFISIEESRTSKERAKLEGVSNWGISTVISLVEAKSLNLPIHITASGGLRTAHDLAKSLALGADLVGISRPFLETLINEGKEALNRHLEELIRGLKKIMLMSGCKTIACLQQVPVIVTGSSAHWLKLRGIDLKKLAQRQG, encoded by the coding sequence TTGCGGCAGTTGCGGAAGATTGACCATATTAACCACGCACTTAAGGAACCCGACATACCCATGGCCGGTTTTGCAGATATTTTTATTTTGCACAATTCAATACCGGAATTAAACTGGGCCGACCTTGACACCGGCTCTGTCTTTCTGAACAAAAGCTTATCCGCTCCCCTGATCATTAATGCCATGACCGGCGGCCATCCCGACCTGGAGCATATTAACGGCAGCCTGGCCGAGGCCGCCAGAAAAGCCGGGATAGCCATGGCCCTGGGCTCCCAGCGGGCAGCCCTGGAGGATGAAACAGTTATTGATACCTTTAAAGTTGTGCGGCGGGAAAACCCCCACGGGGTGGTCATTGCCAACTTAAATGCCGGGTGCACCCCCTTAGAGGCTAAAAAAGCAGTGCAAATGGTACAGGCCGATGCCATTCAGCTGCATGTGAATGTACCCCAGGAACTGGCCATGGCCGAGGGGGATCGTGACTTTAAGGGGGTGCTGGCGGCAATTTCTGAGGTGGCCCAGCAATTAACTGTACCGGTGATAGTTAAAGAAGTGGGCTTTGGCATGTCCAAGGAGACGGTGGCAAAACTGTATAGGGCCGGGGTAAAAATGGTTGATATCAGCGGCAGGGGCGGTACAAACTTTATTTCCATTGAAGAAAGTCGGACTTCAAAGGAAAGGGCCAAGTTGGAGGGAGTAAGCAACTGGGGAATATCAACGGTTATCAGTTTAGTGGAAGCAAAAAGCTTAAATTTACCAATCCATATCACTGCCTCCGGCGGCCTGCGCACCGCCCACGACCTTGCCAAGTCACTGGCCCTGGGGGCAGACCTGGTTGGCATATCAAGGCCCTTTTTAGAGACGCTGATAAATGAGGGAAAAGAGGCTTTAAACAGGCACTTGGAAGAGCTGATCAGGGGCCTGAAAAAAATCATGCTCATGTCAGGCTGCAAAACCATAGCCTGTCTACAGCAGGTGCCGGTGATAGTGACCGGAAGCAGTGCCCATTGGCTGAAACTGCGGGGCATAGACCTAAAAAAACTGGCCCAAAGGCAGGGCTAG
- the fbp gene encoding fructose-1,6-bisphosphate aldolase/phosphatase yields the protein MEKELTLSVIKADVGGFVGHSGVHPDLLDTAKAMLHGRRELIDYHVTHVGDDLNLIMTHQLGRNSGEIHKLAWDTFIACTDTARKLKLYGAGQDLLTDAFSGNIKGLGPGVAEMQFKERKSEPVIIFMADKTEPGAWNLPLYKIFADPFNTIGLVIDPNMHDGFLFEVRDLIKNRKVTFAAPEEIYDMLVFIGAPGRYCIKRVFHKKTGEIAASSSTQRLNIMAGRYVGKDDPVLIVRCQSGLPAVGEVLEPFANPHLVSGWMRGSHSGPLMPVGLGQCAPTRFDGPPRVVALGFQVAEGKLHGPQDFFADVAFDRARAKANQMADYLRRLGPFEPHRLHLDEMEYTTLPQVSKKLKERFVDLRK from the coding sequence ATGGAAAAGGAGCTTACTCTTTCAGTGATCAAGGCCGATGTGGGCGGGTTTGTGGGACATTCCGGCGTCCACCCGGACCTGTTGGACACCGCCAAGGCCATGCTCCATGGACGCCGGGAATTAATTGATTATCATGTAACACATGTGGGTGACGACCTTAATTTAATTATGACCCACCAATTGGGGAGAAACTCAGGGGAAATTCACAAGCTTGCCTGGGACACCTTTATTGCCTGTACCGATACCGCCCGCAAGTTAAAGCTCTATGGTGCCGGGCAAGATTTACTGACCGATGCCTTTTCCGGCAACATCAAGGGGCTGGGCCCCGGTGTTGCTGAAATGCAGTTTAAGGAACGCAAGAGCGAACCGGTAATTATTTTTATGGCCGACAAAACTGAGCCCGGAGCCTGGAATTTACCCTTATACAAAATATTTGCTGACCCCTTTAACACCATTGGGCTGGTTATAGACCCCAATATGCACGACGGCTTTTTATTTGAAGTAAGGGATTTAATCAAAAATCGCAAGGTTACCTTTGCTGCGCCGGAAGAGATTTATGATATGCTGGTCTTCATAGGGGCCCCGGGGCGGTATTGCATTAAACGGGTCTTTCATAAAAAAACCGGTGAAATTGCCGCCTCATCCAGCACCCAGCGTTTAAATATAATGGCCGGCCGCTATGTGGGTAAAGACGATCCGGTGCTAATTGTGCGCTGCCAGAGCGGTTTGCCGGCAGTGGGCGAGGTTCTGGAGCCCTTTGCCAATCCCCATCTGGTGTCCGGCTGGATGAGAGGATCCCATAGCGGCCCACTGATGCCGGTGGGATTAGGGCAGTGTGCCCCCACCCGCTTTGACGGTCCGCCCCGGGTGGTGGCCTTAGGTTTTCAGGTGGCAGAGGGTAAGCTGCACGGCCCACAGGATTTCTTTGCCGATGTGGCCTTCGACCGGGCCAGGGCCAAGGCCAATCAAATGGCAGATTACCTGCGCCGGTTAGGCCCCTTTGAACCCCACCGCCTGCATTTGGATGAAATGGAGTACACCACCCTGCCCCAGGTAAGTAAAAAATTAAAGGAGCGGTTTGTGGATTTAAGAAAGTAA
- a CDS encoding DegV family protein encodes MSNTGRKIAVVTDSTCDLSDEQIKDNDIKLLSLKVVYKDRQYIDRLEIKPEDVFAGFAKEIPKTSMPSPGEVENLYRKLADQGYTDIISIHISSGLSGTYQMVKAVGQQLKDLINVEAVDSKTISIGSGLIVLEASRLVQAGMGLKEVMQKISKLKEEIKLFFVPETLEYLIKGGRIGYVKGRIGEILNVKPIVSVNDEGKYYTYQNVRGRRRSLAAMVEIAKEYAAERRVKLALLHGNALQEAKEMVDKLNLPNIDIVRFDQIGPVIAVHTGPGVIGLAFYDEDYDKNHANS; translated from the coding sequence TTGAGTAATACCGGCAGAAAAATAGCTGTTGTCACCGACAGCACCTGTGACTTAAGCGATGAACAAATTAAGGATAACGATATTAAACTGCTTTCACTGAAAGTGGTGTATAAGGACAGGCAGTATATTGACAGATTGGAAATTAAACCGGAGGATGTATTTGCCGGTTTTGCAAAGGAAATACCTAAAACTTCAATGCCTTCTCCTGGGGAGGTTGAAAATTTATATAGAAAACTGGCCGACCAAGGCTATACTGATATAATTTCTATCCATATTTCCAGCGGCTTAAGCGGAACCTACCAAATGGTTAAGGCTGTGGGCCAGCAATTAAAAGACCTGATAAATGTTGAAGCGGTGGACTCAAAAACAATATCCATTGGCTCCGGTTTAATTGTCCTGGAGGCCAGCCGCCTGGTGCAGGCAGGTATGGGCCTAAAAGAAGTGATGCAGAAGATTAGCAAACTGAAAGAGGAGATAAAATTATTCTTTGTTCCGGAAACGCTGGAATATCTCATTAAAGGCGGCCGCATAGGGTACGTAAAGGGCCGAATCGGTGAAATACTAAATGTCAAACCCATAGTCAGTGTAAATGACGAAGGTAAATATTACACCTACCAAAATGTGCGGGGGCGCAGGCGCTCCTTGGCTGCCATGGTAGAAATAGCTAAGGAATACGCTGCCGAAAGAAGGGTGAAACTGGCCTTACTCCACGGCAATGCCCTGCAAGAAGCCAAGGAAATGGTAGATAAATTAAACTTACCCAACATTGATATAGTAAGGTTTGACCAAATCGGCCCGGTAATAGCAGTTCACACCGGGCCGGGGGTAATTGGATTGGCTTTTTATGATGAAGATTACGATAAGAATCATGCCAATTCTTAA
- a CDS encoding ABC transporter substrate-binding protein: protein MIIKKWLLQLSVLIAFLFLVFSLEQRGVVSTLGPPADNGQELRVVTGQKWLTLDPAAAGDPGSAYIINNIYEGLVRYKPGGLEPEPALATGWQVEDEGRQWIFQLRRGVKFHDGSPFDARAVKFSVDRVMAEKAKAPYSEMVFGMVDKVEVLDDYTVKFVLKQPYGPFLHNLAMPWAAPIVSPTAVKESGADFGRQPAGTGPFKLDKWQENTLVLTANEDYWQKPPRLKRVVFVYQADEEARLKSLAAGEADLADNICHRYNNWAQEQNLKVVQQTGLSINYLGYYTNKEPFSSARIRRAVTMAIDRDKLVNEVYGSAMPKGDSYIPPNVMGHDEAAKQYPYNIAESKRLLSQNGYPKGMSLTLITYRGPRPYNPAGGEQLALAVKEQLEAANIRVEVKSYPWEEYQEALRRQEGDCFLYGWVGDKGDPDNFLYTLLTSPQIERGLNLTRYQNAQIDRVLAGAQQLNDPQLRQRLYHTAQQTLLQESPLVLFNYGIDNAVIRSNIEGFKMQPVGGYYLYYVNKS, encoded by the coding sequence TTGATTATAAAGAAATGGCTCTTGCAGTTATCTGTATTAATTGCTTTTCTTTTTCTTGTTTTTTCCTTGGAGCAAAGGGGAGTGGTGAGCACCTTGGGCCCCCCGGCGGATAATGGCCAGGAGTTAAGGGTGGTTACAGGTCAAAAATGGCTGACGCTGGATCCCGCTGCCGCCGGCGACCCGGGTTCTGCCTACATCATTAACAATATATATGAGGGTTTGGTCAGATATAAGCCCGGTGGTTTAGAGCCGGAACCTGCCCTGGCCACCGGCTGGCAGGTGGAGGACGAAGGCAGGCAGTGGATTTTTCAGCTGCGCCGGGGTGTAAAATTCCATGACGGCAGCCCCTTTGACGCCAGGGCGGTGAAGTTTTCAGTGGACCGGGTGATGGCTGAAAAGGCTAAGGCCCCCTATTCGGAAATGGTCTTTGGCATGGTGGACAAGGTAGAGGTGCTGGATGACTACACTGTGAAGTTTGTATTAAAGCAGCCCTATGGGCCCTTTTTACATAACTTAGCCATGCCCTGGGCGGCACCCATTGTCAGCCCCACCGCAGTAAAGGAATCCGGTGCTGACTTTGGCCGTCAGCCGGCGGGCACCGGCCCATTTAAGCTGGATAAATGGCAGGAAAACACTTTGGTATTAACAGCCAATGAAGACTACTGGCAAAAGCCGCCCCGGCTTAAGCGGGTGGTCTTTGTCTACCAAGCGGATGAAGAGGCCAGGCTTAAAAGCTTAGCCGCCGGTGAAGCCGACCTTGCCGATAATATCTGCCATCGATACAACAACTGGGCACAAGAGCAAAACTTAAAGGTGGTGCAGCAGACCGGGCTTTCTATTAACTACCTGGGCTATTACACCAATAAAGAACCCTTTTCTTCAGCCCGCATCCGCCGGGCGGTGACCATGGCCATTGACCGGGATAAATTGGTTAATGAGGTATACGGCAGTGCCATGCCCAAAGGTGACAGTTATATTCCGCCCAATGTAATGGGTCATGATGAAGCTGCAAAGCAATACCCCTACAATATTGCTGAAAGTAAAAGGCTGCTGTCGCAAAACGGCTACCCCAAGGGCATGTCTTTAACCCTAATCACCTACCGGGGCCCCCGGCCCTATAACCCGGCCGGCGGTGAACAGCTGGCCCTTGCGGTGAAAGAACAACTGGAGGCTGCAAATATAAGGGTTGAGGTGAAGTCTTACCCCTGGGAGGAGTACCAGGAAGCCTTGCGGCGGCAGGAGGGGGACTGCTTTTTGTATGGCTGGGTAGGTGACAAGGGCGACCCTGACAATTTTTTGTATACCCTGTTAACCTCTCCCCAGATAGAGCGGGGGCTTAATTTGACCAGGTACCAAAACGCCCAAATAGATAGGGTATTGGCCGGCGCCCAGCAGCTCAATGACCCCCAACTGCGCCAGCGTTTGTATCACACTGCCCAACAAACCCTTTTACAAGAAAGTCCCTTGGTTTTATTTAATTACGGTATAGATAACGCTGTTATTAGATCTAATATAGAAGGTTTCAAAATGCAACCGGTGGGTGGATACTATCTCTATTATGTAAATAAAAGCTAG
- a CDS encoding TIM barrel protein: protein MNIKFGSAGNPDSFYRQGNKSSQAMPAWLAAQGLNAYEYQCSRGVRIKEDFARKLGESARANKVALSIHAPYYINLSSQDPEIKRRTKAHIFKSLQAAHWMGASTVVLHPGSGSGKDRAAVYKRAKAFFAEIVKEAAHEGWGHIKLAPETMGKVNQLGSLDEVLDLCTVAEKVVPCVDFGHLHAISQGSLTTKEAFAQILDKISAALGEEAVKNLHIHFSPIEFTEAGEKKHHTTLQGEFGPPFAPLAELIIERKLAPTIICESRGRQAEDALVFKSILEEKLNKAP, encoded by the coding sequence ATGAATATCAAATTTGGTTCTGCCGGAAATCCCGACAGTTTTTACCGGCAGGGCAATAAAAGTTCCCAGGCCATGCCGGCATGGTTGGCCGCCCAGGGGTTAAATGCCTATGAATATCAATGCTCCCGGGGGGTGCGCATCAAGGAAGACTTTGCCCGCAAACTGGGTGAAAGCGCCCGGGCAAATAAGGTTGCCCTGAGCATTCACGCCCCCTACTACATAAACCTAAGCAGCCAAGATCCGGAAATCAAAAGGCGCACCAAGGCCCATATTTTTAAATCCCTGCAGGCTGCCCATTGGATGGGGGCCAGCACGGTGGTGCTGCATCCCGGAAGCGGCAGCGGTAAAGACCGGGCAGCAGTATATAAAAGGGCTAAGGCCTTTTTTGCTGAAATAGTTAAGGAGGCGGCCCATGAAGGCTGGGGCCACATTAAGCTGGCCCCGGAAACCATGGGTAAAGTCAACCAGTTGGGCTCCTTGGATGAGGTCTTGGATCTGTGCACTGTGGCAGAAAAGGTGGTGCCCTGCGTAGACTTTGGTCACCTGCACGCCATCAGCCAGGGCAGCCTAACAACAAAGGAAGCCTTTGCCCAAATCCTGGATAAGATCAGTGCTGCGCTGGGGGAAGAGGCCGTTAAAAACTTGCACATTCATTTTAGTCCCATTGAATTCACAGAGGCAGGGGAAAAGAAACACCACACCACCCTGCAAGGGGAGTTTGGGCCGCCTTTTGCCCCCTTGGCAGAGCTAATCATTGAGAGGAAACTGGCACCCACAATAATATGTGAATCCAGGGGCCGCCAGGCAGAGGATGCCTTGGTTTTTAAAAGCATTTTAGAGGAAAAACTAAACAAGGCACCGTAA